From a region of the Egibacteraceae bacterium genome:
- a CDS encoding beta-ketoacyl-ACP synthase III, whose amino-acid sequence MPRAVIEGLGTCVPPRVVTNDELARHLETTDEWVRTRTGIEQRYVVDPGTSTADLAVEAGARAMKSAGAGDIDTVIIATTTPDRVCPSTGPEVAARLGLPKVAAFDVHGACAGFIYGLATGAGLLAAGAAQRVLMIGAETMSSMVNHRDRTTAVLFGDGAGAVVMRRERSPDEPGSVGPFDLGSDGDLSDLLQVEAGGSRRPADADSVADDAHFLRMDGKEVYRQAVQRMVESSRAVLARAGLEVADVDRLVGHQANARILDAVADRLGVASERRVVNVARYGNTSAASIPLALADLDLEPGEKVLLTAFGAGLSWGSTILTWPRLSAA is encoded by the coding sequence ACGACGAGCTGGCCCGACATCTGGAGACGACTGACGAGTGGGTCCGGACCCGCACCGGGATCGAGCAGCGCTACGTCGTCGACCCGGGCACGTCCACCGCGGACCTCGCCGTCGAGGCCGGCGCGCGAGCGATGAAGTCCGCCGGCGCCGGCGACATCGACACCGTCATCATCGCGACCACCACCCCCGACCGCGTCTGCCCTTCGACGGGTCCTGAGGTGGCGGCCCGGCTCGGTCTGCCCAAGGTCGCGGCCTTCGACGTCCACGGTGCCTGTGCCGGGTTCATCTACGGACTCGCCACGGGCGCCGGCCTGCTCGCCGCGGGTGCCGCCCAGCGGGTGCTCATGATCGGCGCGGAGACCATGAGCAGCATGGTCAACCACCGCGATCGGACCACGGCGGTGCTGTTCGGCGACGGCGCCGGCGCGGTCGTGATGCGCCGGGAACGCTCCCCCGACGAGCCCGGCTCCGTGGGACCCTTCGACCTCGGCAGCGACGGGGACCTGTCCGACCTGCTCCAGGTGGAGGCCGGCGGCTCCCGCCGCCCCGCGGACGCCGACAGCGTCGCCGACGACGCCCACTTCCTGCGCATGGACGGCAAGGAGGTCTACCGGCAGGCTGTGCAGCGCATGGTCGAGTCGTCCCGCGCCGTCCTTGCCCGCGCGGGTCTGGAGGTCGCCGACGTCGACCGGCTCGTGGGCCACCAGGCCAACGCCCGCATCCTCGACGCGGTCGCCGACCGCCTCGGTGTGGCGTCCGAGCGCCGGGTGGTCAACGTCGCCCGCTACGGCAACACGTCCGCCGCCTCGATCCCCCTGGCGCTGGCCGACCTGGACCTGGAGCCCGGTGAGAAGGTTCTGCTCACCGCGTTCGGCGCCGGCCTGTCCTGGGGATCAACCATACTGACCTGGCCGCGCCTGTCGGCTGCCTAG
- a CDS encoding acyl carrier protein: protein MSAVYDRVKTLLVDKFGVPEEDLSPEATFEDLDLDSLDLVEFALAAEEELGVRITDEEAEDLENLQDTVKLLESKGAKV from the coding sequence ATGTCAGCTGTCTACGACCGTGTCAAGACCCTGCTGGTCGACAAGTTCGGCGTCCCCGAGGAGGATCTCAGCCCCGAGGCCACCTTCGAAGACCTCGACCTCGACTCGCTCGACCTCGTCGAGTTCGCGCTCGCCGCTGAGGAGGAGCTCGGTGTGCGCATCACCGACGAAGAGGCCGAGGACCTCGAGAACCTCCAGGACACCGTGAAGCTCCTGGAGTCAAAGGGTGCGAAGGTTTGA
- a CDS encoding beta-ketoacyl-[acyl-carrier-protein] synthase II has protein sequence MSTATHRTTPVAITGLGLATPAGLGTQASWDGVCAGVSAAATDPVLEGLTVDFSCRVPGFDAVELLGRKAARRLDRFTQLAIVAAREAIEDSGLDPATWDGARVAVVLGCGMGGAETWEAQHRRLLERGPSRVSAMLIPMLVPNMVAGIVAMEFGALGPNLVTATACASGATAVGVARDLLRSGACDIAITGGTEAGLTPLSITGFAQMQALSTRGDDPARASRPFDVARDGFVAAEASGVLIMERVEDAAARGATVRGHLAGYGASADAHHITAPDPEGSGAERAMRSALDDAGISPDEVTHVNAHGTSTPLNDVSEARTIGRVLGDHVAVTSTKGVTGHSLGAAGAIEAGFSILALQQQRMPPTANLDSQDPEIDIDIIAKAPRDGGVDVVMSNSFGFGGQNAVLVLTGA, from the coding sequence TTGAGCACAGCGACACACCGCACGACCCCCGTCGCGATCACGGGGCTCGGCCTCGCGACCCCCGCCGGACTGGGGACGCAGGCCAGCTGGGACGGGGTGTGCGCCGGCGTGTCCGCGGCGGCCACCGACCCGGTGCTCGAAGGCCTGACCGTCGACTTCTCCTGCCGGGTGCCCGGCTTCGATGCGGTCGAGCTGCTCGGGCGCAAGGCGGCCCGACGGCTCGACCGCTTCACCCAGCTCGCGATCGTCGCCGCCCGCGAGGCCATCGAGGACTCGGGCCTTGACCCGGCGACCTGGGACGGCGCGCGTGTCGCGGTCGTTCTCGGCTGCGGGATGGGCGGCGCCGAGACGTGGGAGGCCCAGCACCGCCGGCTGCTCGAACGGGGCCCCAGCCGCGTGTCGGCCATGCTCATCCCCATGCTCGTGCCGAACATGGTCGCCGGCATCGTGGCCATGGAGTTCGGAGCTCTGGGTCCCAACCTGGTCACCGCGACGGCCTGTGCGTCCGGCGCCACGGCCGTCGGCGTGGCGCGTGATCTGCTGCGCTCCGGCGCCTGTGACATCGCCATCACCGGGGGCACGGAAGCGGGACTGACGCCGCTGTCCATCACCGGGTTCGCCCAGATGCAGGCGCTGTCCACCCGCGGAGACGACCCCGCCCGCGCCTCCCGGCCGTTCGACGTCGCCCGCGACGGGTTCGTCGCCGCCGAGGCCTCCGGGGTGCTGATCATGGAACGCGTCGAGGACGCCGCGGCGCGTGGCGCGACCGTGCGGGGCCACCTCGCCGGCTACGGCGCCTCCGCCGACGCCCACCACATCACCGCACCTGACCCCGAGGGCTCGGGTGCCGAACGCGCCATGCGCAGCGCACTGGACGACGCCGGCATCAGCCCCGACGAGGTGACGCACGTGAACGCCCACGGCACCTCCACCCCGCTGAACGACGTGTCCGAAGCGCGCACGATCGGTCGGGTGCTCGGCGACCACGTCGCGGTGACCTCGACCAAGGGCGTCACCGGACACTCCCTCGGGGCCGCCGGCGCCATCGAGGCGGGCTTCAGCATCCTGGCCTTGCAGCAGCAGCGCATGCCGCCGACTGCGAACCTCGACAGCCAGGACCCCGAGATCGACATCGACATCATCGCCAAGGCGCCGCGCGACGGTGGCGTGGACGTCGTCATGAGCAACAGCTTCGGCTTCGGGGGGCAGAACGCCGTGCTGGTTCTGACGGGAGCATGA
- the fabI gene encoding enoyl-ACP reductase FabI, which produces MGLLDGKRLLVTGVLTDASIAFSVARCAQEQGAQIVLTGFGRGMSITRRIAKKLPDEPDILELDVSQPEHLEAVAADLERRWDGLDGVVHAIGFAPPSAIGGGFLTAPWEDVAIAMHISTYSFPALAHAVAPLLAKAGGGSIVGLDFDASVAWPSYDWMGVAKAGLEAACRYTARDLGSQGTRVNLVAAGPLKTVAAKSIAGFTDFEHSWSRRAPLGWDITDAEPVARVVCALLSDWMPAVTGEIVHVDGGAHAIGSDIEQ; this is translated from the coding sequence ATGGGGCTCCTCGACGGCAAGCGGCTACTGGTCACGGGCGTGCTCACCGACGCGTCCATCGCGTTCTCCGTGGCGCGGTGCGCCCAGGAGCAGGGCGCGCAGATCGTGCTCACCGGCTTCGGACGCGGCATGTCCATCACCAGACGCATCGCGAAGAAGCTGCCGGACGAACCCGACATCCTCGAGCTCGACGTCAGCCAGCCCGAGCACCTGGAGGCGGTCGCCGCCGACCTGGAGCGCCGCTGGGACGGACTCGACGGGGTCGTCCACGCGATCGGTTTCGCGCCCCCCTCGGCGATCGGTGGCGGATTCCTGACCGCGCCGTGGGAGGACGTCGCGATCGCCATGCACATCTCCACGTACTCGTTCCCCGCGCTGGCGCACGCCGTGGCACCGCTGCTGGCCAAGGCCGGGGGCGGGTCGATCGTCGGCCTGGACTTCGACGCCAGCGTGGCGTGGCCGTCCTACGACTGGATGGGCGTGGCCAAGGCCGGGCTGGAGGCCGCCTGCCGGTACACCGCCCGCGACCTCGGCTCCCAGGGCACGCGCGTCAACCTGGTGGCCGCGGGCCCCTTGAAGACGGTGGCCGCGAAATCCATCGCCGGCTTCACCGACTTCGAGCACTCCTGGTCACGGCGGGCCCCGTTGGGGTGGGACATCACCGACGCCGAACCCGTCGCGCGCGTCGTGTGCGCCCTGCTCAGCGACTGGATGCCCGCGGTCACCGGCGAGATCGTCCACGTCGACGGCGGCGCACACGCCATCGGGTCAGACATCGAGCAGTAG